The nucleotide window AAGAGCATAGGTATCGCCCCCGATACCAGGTATCGGTACCGATACTTAAAAACTTCCCGGAACCCTAAAATACCCCCTTTCTCTAACACCTCCCGGTGGTTCCATGCGCGGTGTTATAGTGCCCCTTGTGACGCCTTTCAATGAGGACTACTCCATTGATGTTCCGGCCCTCGAGGAGCACATTGAGTTTCTCCAGACGGTCGGCGTCCATGGGATATTCATCAACGCTACAACCGGAGAGTTCACGAGTCTCAGCGTCGAGGAGAGAAAGTTTCTGGCCGAGAAGGGCAGGGAGCTCGTTAACGCGTCCTTCTATCTTGTCGGTACCGCATCATCCAACACCTCTGAGGTCGTTGAGCTTACGAAGCACGCCCAGGATATAGGGGCTGACTACGCCGTCATAGCGCCCCCTTACTACTGCCCCCTGAACGACGAGGCCCTATTTAGGCACTACTCGATGGTCGCCGAGAGAACTGATATTCCTATTATACTTTACAACATCCCCTCCTGTGCCAATGCCCTCAGTGTTTCCCTCATCAAGCGCCTAACCTTGGAGTATTCAAATATCGCCGGCGTAAAGGAGACCATCGACAGCATAAACCACATCAGGGATGTTATCCTTGATGTCAAGGGCGAGAGGAATGACTTCAGGGTCTTCACCGGTCTAGACCAGCACTTTCTGAACACACTCGCCCTCGGCGGCGACGGCGGTATAATGGCCTGCGCCAACTTCGCGCCAGAGGTTCATCTTGCCCTCTGGAAGGCGTTTCAGGAGAAGCGGTTCGAGGATGCCTTTGAGTATGCCCGCAGACTGGCAAAGCTGTCGAGGGTCTACGACCTTGCCTCCTCCTTTGGCTCGGCAATAAAGCTCGCCATGTCCCTCAGGGGATTCTCAATAAGGCCTGTCCTAAGGCCTCCGTATCTGATGGATGGGGAGAACGTAAAAGAGGGGATAAGAAAACTGCTCGCCGAGGTGCTGGGCTGAGTTTGAGGACGAAAAGTAGAAATAGTTAGAAGAAGAACCGCTAAATGGTGAGACTATGGAGAGAGTAAGTGAGGCGAACATAAAGTACGTTATGGAAGAGCTTGAGCGCCTAAAAGTTGAAATCCAGCGCCTTGAGGCCATGCTGGTTCCAATGGTTAAAAACGAGATTTCGGCGGAGGAAATTGAAGAAATAGAACGAGAAGCCAGGGAATTTTATGAGGAGGAATGGATTGACGCAGATGATCTTGAGGGGCTCCTGGAGGATGATTCATGACGTTCGACGTTAAAATAAAGAAGGAAGTCATCAAAGCCCTTAAATCTCTCCCTAAAGCCAACCGAAGAAAGTTCATGGAACTAAAGGATGCCCTTCACTATGAGGCAGTTCCAAAAGACAGGTTCGACATCGTCAAAATAAAAGGCTCTAGGGATTTGGACATATATCGGGTTAGAATCGGGGAATATAGAATCATCTACTCCGTAAACTGGGAAAAACGCCTGGTACTAATCCATAGGCTGAAGAAAAGGGGAGATGCGTACAAATAACTCACTGAATTTTGTACCTCAGGAACGCCGCTATTCCTCCAAAGGCCTTGTAGAACTGCTGGCCCTCCTCGGTGTCGAGTGATATTATCTCCACCTCGGAGCCGCTCTCCTCCGCCATTTTTATTAGCTCTTCAGCGACGTCCCACTTCTCGAAGCTGAGGTTCTGACTGCCGCACTTGGGGCAGTGGGTGAGCTTCTTCCTGTAAACATGGAACTCGGACTCACTCATGGTCTTGAGGTCTTCCCAGCCGCAGCTGTTGCACTTAACCTTGACCCTGACCCTGTCGTAGCCCTCGCTGAGGAGGAGCGTATCTACCGCTCCAAGCTCAAGGGCCTTCCTGACCTCGTTCTCACCGTACGTTATCATCCCGGTGTCCTTGACGAGGTGCCTGAAGAAGTTCTGTATGAGGTGGCGCTCCTTTATGGCCTCGTGGTCCTTCAGGATGTCGCTGGCCTTCTCGACGAGCTCCTTGAGGCCGTAGGCCCCGCTGTAGCTGATATCAACGACGCCGATTATCTTCTTCCTGAGCTCGTGGTGGAGGTACTCGCCGTCTATGAAGTCCTCCTTGGTCGGCCCGGGGCCGCCTATGATTATGCCCCTCAGCTCGCCCTTCTCCAGGAGGGGAAGGAAGGCCTTGTTGGCGTGCTCTGCGATGCGTTTCATGAACTCATGCGTTTCTTGCTCACGGATGCGCTCGTAACGCCTGGCCGACTGACCACCGGCGCGGGTCTTCCCGGGAACGTTTGAGGTTAGCTCGTCTATGACGTCGATGCGCTTTCCGCGGAGGACTCCGATGGTGGCCTCGTTCTTCTCAACGGTTATGAGGCCATACGCATCTTTAACGCGGAGCATCTCCTCAAGCGGTTCGGTGATGAAGGTCTGGTCGCATCGGTAGAGCCTGACCTTCAGCGGCTCGGGCGGGACTATCGCCCACAGCCTTATGTCGCTTACCCCCTCCTGCTCGCTGACGTTGCCGACAAAGAGGGCCAGGCCGGTCTCGGGGGTCTTGCGGTAGAGCTTGAGGTGCTGCATCGCCCTTTCGAGGGCACCGAGGACGTTCTTTCGGGTTGATTTACTCTTGATGTTCTGGGCCGTTCCGTACTCCTCTCGCAACTGCTGCATGACCTTGTTCAGGTCGTACCCGGCAGGAACGTAGAGGCTCACCAGTTCTGTGGCTCGACCTCGATAACCCTTCAGCTCCTCGACCTTCTTCTTTAGTTCATACATCTCCGCAGACTTGTGAGACATGAGCATCACTCTCCTTCAGAACGTTTTTCCAGCCAGTTTCCGCTACCTGAGAATGAAAAAGCAGGGAATTTATAAAAGTTTAGGAATGGAGGAGGATTCAGCTAGAACCAGGAGATTATTATGAGTGCTATCACTCCGAGTACACCGCCTATAGCTACAATGAGCACGTTCAACAACGTAAACGGGACGCTTGAAAGGCCAATCCAGTTCGTGAACCACAGAATTATCAGGCCGATTACCGCGTTGGCCACGAGGTATCTGACTATGGCAAAACCAACCTTGACTATCAGCACTACGGCCAGGAGCAGGAAAAACAGGAACAGCAACTCCGCTATCATGGTATCACCTTAAGTAGTTAAAAAGAACGGGCTTATTAATCTTTCGCAACATAAATGGAATTATGAAAGAAATGTATTGATTCGATTTCAGTTTATGGAAGTTTTTCAAGAACCTCTTTGGCTATCTCCCCCAGCGGGACCCACTTCCTGCCCTCGAACGGGAGTATAACCTTGTCCTCGACGCTGACGAGCTCTTCAACGTGTTCTCTTGCCTCCTTAGCCCCAAGCTCCCCGATTAGTATCAACGCGAACCCCTTTGTGTTTCTGTCACCTTCCTTCAGTGCATCGATTAGGTCGTTGATTACTGTACCCTTCAGGGCCCTTGCCCGGTCAGGAAACCTGCGGGCGAGTTCGTAAGAGAGAACCATAGCGTTTTCCTTCACGTAGGGGTTCCTGTTTCCGGTAAGTTCGATGGCTTTGGGGAATATTTTATCGACGTGGGGTTCGATAACGTCCGCCCTCTGCCCGACTACCATTCCCAGAATCAGCAGCGCATCTCCCCTGATTCCCGGTGCTGTGTCGTTGAGGAGTTCGATGAGTCCGTTGAGTGCCTTCTTGTCCTTCACCACCATGGAGACTATCTCGTCAAAGCGTTCCGCTTCGATGAGCTTTTTTATTTTATCCCTCTTCGAACCGAAGGAGAGGAACGCCATGGGGATCACCTAATTAGTCACTTACGGCAATCCTAGTTAAGACTTTCGCTTTGAGAATCTTGGAGCTCCAAACCTGAACCTGAGAAGGGATATGAACATCTCGATGATGTCCCTTTTCAAATTCAACCTGCTGTCCCGCTCGCTCTCGTTCCATACTACCGGCAACTCGCACACCTTTAGGCCCTTCCGCTTGAGCCTTACCAGAATCTCGGTATCCCAAAACCACCCGCTGTCTTGGGCTTCCAGTAGAGAATCCCTTGTTGTTTCGAGGTTAAACGCCTTGAAGCCGCATTGGTGATCCGTGATTCCCGTGCGGAAGAGAACGTTAACAAGCAGGTTGTAGCCTATACTCAGAATCTGACGGTAGAGGCTTCTGTTCACCGTGGAGCCTGGTCGAAGTCTAGAGCATATCACGGAATCACAGCCTGTCTCCGTGATGTGCTTAACCGCAAGCGGGATATACTCCGGGGGCACGGAAAGATCGACATCGAGGTGTATCATTATCCCTGTGTTGGGAAGATTCCTGATGGATCTCTTGATGGCGCCGCCTTTTCCCAGTCTGCGTTTGCTATGAATGCACAGAACCCGTGAATACTTCCGCGATAATTTCATGCAGATCACGTCGCTTCCGTCCGTGCTCCCATCTTCAGCAATGAGTATGGTATAATCACTAATTTCCGAGCGCGCCAGAACTCTTATGACACTATCAACGGCATTTTCAAGGAAGTCCTGCTCATTATACGCTGGAATTATCACGTATACCTTTGGAGGTCTCATGACAATCTTCCCCCGATTGACAGGGTTTCTGGGCAATCACCACTATCGAGGTTCCAATGGGCAGTTTCAGTCCTCGAAGAATTAAGTAATTATCGAGTTTGGATATCGCATAGAGAGCGTCGTTTAGTGGTTTGGGAAGGCGAACTAGGCTGTGAGATTTTCCCAGTTTCTTCTGGATTGCTGAGGGGATGAACAATATAAAATTCCAGTACGACCAGAAAACAATGTTGAATCCTGTACCCTGAGTTAATTTCAGCACCTGCCTTGCAGAGTACCTTCGCTTGTGGCCATGAACGTCGTCGTGAATGCCCCAAAGCCACATAAAAGCAGGTACGGTTATTAGGAGTTTCCCTCCCGGCTTTAGAACACGCCATATCTCCTTGATAGCGCGTCTGTCGTCCACGTGCTCCAGTATATCCAGGGCTGCAACGCTCATAAACGTTGAATCATCAAATGGAAGTGCTTCTACGTTGCCCCGTATGATGTTTCTCCCTAATTTTGAAGCGTACTCAATCATAGTGTCCGACAATTCCACTCCAACCGAGTGGGGAACTATGCCTTTGATAGCTTCTAGATTTTCACCGCTTCCGGAACCAACGTCCAGAAGAGGTCCGTGAAAGTGGAATTTTAATAAGAGCGACTTAATGAGATCTCTGCGGGATTTAAACCACCAGTAGGTCCTTTCAAAATCCAGATGAATCATTTCTATTTCATCGCTCATAAGTCCCATTCTGGGTTTCCCCTAGAACAACTTTGGAAACGGCACAATATAAATGTTTGGCATCTATAGGATAACCTTATATATCCTCCACCCCTTAAACCACTAGATGTGGCGCAGAGATGCGTTTTACAAGGCCATTACTGCTCGATTGTGGATCATACTGCTAGTAGTCTATGCGTTCGAACTGTGGCTGAGGCTGATGATTCGGCACTGGCTTTTCCTAACGGGGGCTTTCGATTTGGGCCTGTTTTCTCAGTCACTGTGGACGACCGCTCATTCGGAGGGGCTTCTGTTTAACACCCCGGAGTTCATAGAGCTGGGTGTTAAGTCCCATATGGAGGTACACTTTCAGCCGATCCTCTTTATTTTAGTTCCTCTTTATTACCTGTATTCGCGCCCTGAATTGCTTCTCACACTGGTCCCTATTGCTATGTTTGTCGCAGGGGTGATTTTCTACCTCTTTTCGCGGGACGCTCTTGAAGGTATTGAGCATTCAGTATATGTTATTTTATTTTTCATTCTGTGTCCATTTGCATGGATTACTGACGATTTTCACCCCTCAGTTCTGGCAGTTCCTGTAATTTTTGCCATCGTTTATTTTGCCCACAGGATACTGGTAATGGGGGACTCCTCCCCATCAAACAAGCTCGGAGTCATTCTTCTCTCGATTCTGCTGTTGTCCACTAAGGAAGATGCGGGAATTGCTCTCGTTAGCATTGGCGTCCTATTTATCCTTGTAAGGGAGAGGAGAAGTTTGTGGAGCATCTTAAGGAACATGGCCTCAATCAAAGGACTTCGGGAATTTTGTATGGCTCATCAGCTTGAAGTGACCTTTATACTCGTTGGAATCACGTCGGTTATCGTTGAAACATTTGTGCTGGTTCCAATGTTTAATCCCACCGGCCATTATCCTTTCCTGTCAGGAGATGTGGGAAAGATTTACTTGGATCTCGATTCTTTTTATCTGAGGGCGATATACATAGTAGTATGGTTGGGTTACTTTGGGATACCGCTGCTTAAAAATCCCCGGTTTTTGATTCCGCCTTTGATTCCATTAGCGGAGATCATAGTTATGGGCTCGTGGAGCCCGGTGGTGGCTATTGGAACGCACTATTCATATATTCTCCTTCCTATGAGCCTTGTGTCTTCAATCTACGCGCTTCGTGCCCTGAGATCATCTGAAAACAGTCCTCTTTTAAAAACGATGAGGTTTAGCCTTGGTATGGCAATGATGATTTTTCTTTTGGTCGCACCTCCCATAAACTTCTCGGAATACATTGGAGTCTGGGGGACCTCTTCCTACACACTTTCCAGCGTGTGGGACGTATGGGATGGTTATATGGAAATCCTAGATGAGAGCTTGCCTGTATTCTACGAGGCAGACAGGAGATGTGCACTGGTAGTCCAGGGAAACATATTCCCACGCCTTGCCAACAGGAACACCACTTATGTAGTAAGGACAGTTTTTGGCAACTCTTACCTCCAGAACAACAGCATAGTTATCGTAGACTCACTGTATGGAAGATTATTCAACTCTTCCATGAAGGTCATTAATGGGAGACTCCAAAACGGCAGCTACTCCAACGTTCAGGTAATTGACTTGAGGCAGGTGGTGTACAGGTGCTCCGGCCAGGACCCCGCTATGACTCCAATACGCCCCGAGGACTCAGTGGTAAAGTGTGTCACGGAGACCTTTAAGCATTATATACATCGGTGCGAAAGTCAATTGACTGAAGTTTCAGGCAATGGCTAGAAATCCCGCAACTGAGGAGGAGGCAAAATGAAAGGCTGTGAAACCGTGAGATAAGAATCTCCATTAGGTACTGGGGGGGATTCAATGAAGAGAGCAGCTCTTGAAAGATTGATTCCTGGGCTCATTCTTTTGATATATGCCATTACGCGGGTTACGCTCTTGTTCCAGATGAACGAATACATCGACTATGACGAGGGGACATACCTACTAATAGCTAGACTTATCAACCAGGGATACCTCCCATACCGGGATATCTTTGCCGTTCATCCTCCCCTCTACTACTACATCCTGGCTTTATGGCTGCGTGTTTTTGGGGATAGCTACATCGTTGGACGGATGCTTTCCGTGGTGGCCGGTGGAATTTCCATCATCATAGCATATAAAATTGGAAGCGAGCTTAGAGATGAAAAACTGGGGATACTGTTCGCGCTTGCTTTAGTTCTTGACCCGACGATACTTCGAGTCAATCGGCTAGTACTACACGATACCTTCGTGGAACTTTTCGTGATTTTTTCAATGTATTATTTTATCAGATACAAAAAGACCCGTTTGATTAAATACGCCTATATCTCCCTTGCTCTGGCTGGAATTGGAAGCGCCATCAAGTTCACAATTATACCGTATATTGTGGCCCTGTACATTGTGTTCGTGCTTATGTTGCTGGGGGAAAAATCCTGGGAGTACATTGAATCTGGCCTTCGAACAGTACTCTCCAGCTCCCAGGTCCTCGTTGTCATGGCGCTATACCTGCTCCTTGCCGCCGTATTCGTCTCACTCCGAATGGCTTGGCCTTCGTGGGTTACCGAGAAAATCCTCGTGCTCCTGGGGATACATCCGTTTTCTCTAGTAGGTCATAAATACGTTGGGGGGCTCATCGTCGTTGCATGGGCATTCCTAACGATTTACGTATTCGGTTGCAGATATGTCGGGAAGTTGGTGCATATAGCCCGCGAGACAATGGGACACTTAAAACCTGCGGCGTACCTGTTGCTTTCCCTCTTGATCCCCAAGGCTGTGGTTGAGCTCCTGCTTGGATACGCAGTATCCACCGATTACCTAAACCAGACCTACCTTCTCCAGAGTAGCAGGTACTTCTCGTTCGCCGCGCTCTTCCAGCTCTCCAGTGAGGTTATTAATACATTCTATTCCGGCGTTCAGGAACGTGCATCGGTCTTCGTTCCGATGTTTTTCCTGACCGCTGTCACCCTGGTGCTGCTGCTCAGGGAAAATCAGCTTAAACGGGACAGTGCTGTCTCACTCCTGTTTCTATTGAATTTCGTGATGTATATGCTGCTGTTCCCAATAATCCCCAACCTTAGGTTTTTGATTCCTTTCATCCTGGTGTTTTATCTGTTTGCCCTTGATGTGGTAATGTCCGCCGGTTCGATGGGAAACTTTAGAAACCTCATGGTGTTTGGAACAGTGTTTCTCCTGCTTATGTCCATGACCGACTATGGACTCCTCATCAACGCCCCCCGCGGCAGTTTGGAACTTCCCATGAGCATTCACTCAAAGTCCCTGAGAGACGGTGCCGATGCTTATCTTGAGTCTCATCCATGTAATGTGACGTATTCGATAAACCCGATGAACGCTTATTATCTGGGTCTCAATGTTCCACCGTGGTTCGTTGACTCATTTGGGCTGCTGTACATGGCAGAATATCCTCCAGGCCGACTGGTGGAAGATCTTAAGGAAATCGGTGTGGATTGCATTGTACTCGGTACATGGATGGATAAAATCTCAGATAGAAACTCTGACTTAAATGCGCTGTACTCCCCGATCAAATCGTTTGCCTTGGTAAATGGAACCCCCATCTTTTCGGGCTCTTACTCGAATGGAGATCTGATCCTGGTATCCAGGATTGACTATCCTGCAAGGATGCTCACCCCTGAATCCAGGGAAGGAAAATTATGGCTCTTAGATGGAATCCACGAGACCTTTGCAGTTTATCCAATTGCCTCGAACCAGAGCTTTAACTTCAGCACGGTTCTGGAAAGGCTCGATGGGGATAGTTTTCTTGTTAAATGGTACAATGAAGATAGTGTCTATGTGGTTGCTACTGTTGTAGCAAATGCTAGTGGGGTCATGATCACTCTTAAAAACGATACCGCAGAGCTTGTCGTGACGTTTTCGGGGATTGCCATAGACGATGACGGAAACGTCCCCGATCCCGACATGCGTGAGGATGTCTTGAATATATACGTCGGTACCGAGAAATTCTGGGTGGCTGGGAGAGAACTGCACTACACGTCAAAGGGTCGGGTTCTCGTGAGGGGCAAACTCCTGAAGATTACCAAGGTTATCCATTCTGGCCGTTCATAGCGCTCTCTATGTCCTCTGATATTTCGCTCTCGATCGTGTTCTGGAGCTCTCCAGTCTTGTGGATGGTACCAAAGCGGGGATCAAAGAACTTGCGTACGAACACGAATATCATAACGATAGCTATGGCTACCATGAAAAGGTACTCCACTGAACCCTGGGCATTTCTCCGCATTCCAAATCACCCAATACCTTAAGAAGTATTAAAAGTTTAAAAAAGTTTAGAACAAAACTTCAGCTACCGATCTCGCTGTTGAGCTCCTCACTTATCTGCTGCTCTGCAGTGTCGGCTATGTCACTGGCGCTCTGTCCCCTGTTCTTGAGCTGCCTCCAGACTATAAGCACTATAACCAGAGCGGCAGCGATCATAAACAGGTACTCAATCGCACCCTGGGCCTTCCTCTTCATGTTATCCACCTCCAAAGGATTACTTCATACCTAAATGCACCGAAAAAGCTTATATAGCTTTCTCCCCAAATTTAAGGAGATGGCCCCCAATACTGCGGAAACAGCAGGGGTGGTTTCGTGGAGTTGGTAAGCGTCCAATGTGAATCATCGAGCATTGAAGATTGTATAAACAATATACTATTAAAGTCAAGGGAACTGCTGTACCCCCTGCCGGGTTCTATCGTTTCCTCCAAAATAAACCTCACGTTCGGTGCCTTCATGAACCTCACGGTAACAATGTTGCTTGATACCCGTAATGATATGAAAAAAGGTATCCTCGCGGACTACGCCCACGGGAAAAACAAAGAGGACGCCATAAGCAAGACAATGGACAAGATCAACAGGCTCCTACCGAAGAACGCCAGGATTGTGGACTTCGAGGTAGGCACCTATACAACCCCTGTGACCAGGAGGACCTACGCCGTCGTGGTCGTGGTCTACAACGCGCCCCTGGAGGAGAAGCCCCTCAACGAGTTCACAATAAAGGAACGCAGGGAGCTCCTGGCGAGAATTCTGGAGACGTTCAACTACAACCCCCGCGTCCTAAACATCTCCGAAATAGCGAGGATGTTCAGCGTCTCAAGGGACTCGATATACTACGACATCGAGCAGATACTCAAGGAGAAAAAGAAGGGGCGGGTCAGCCGGTAGCGCTTATCGGGGCAGGGGTTGCGGAGAGTATGAAGAGCACCAGCGCCGCCAGCGCCAGGGCGATTCTCTTCTTCGATATCGGGGACACCTCATCAAGCGCCCCGGGGTTGCCCATGGCCCCCATCATGAGGACGAGGATTCCCCATATCAGCCATCCTACCCAGAGGAAGCTCATGCCTATGAGCACGAGCCCAACGGCCGTGGTCAGGTAGCGGTGCGTCCTCTCGCTCAGAAAGGCTCTCGCTATGTGGCCCCCGTCAAGCTGGGCAGCGGGGATGAGGTTCAGGAAGGTCACCAGTATTCCGACCCACCCCGCTATGGCGACCGGATGGAGGAACACGACGCTGTTCTCGGGGAACGTCACCAAGTACTTCTCAATGAACATGAAAAAGAGGTTCTCGCCGAAGGTTATTCCCCCCGTTGGCGGCACCATACTGACGGGAACCGGAACCGATAGCTTCAACCCTATTATGCTGACGGGGATGGCAACGAGAAAACCCGCTATTGGGCCGCTCACGCCGAGGTCAATGGCGGCGTTCCTCGTTGGCAGGGGGGATTTCACCCTTATCACAGCGCCCATCGTTCCGAGCATGCTGGGGAACGGGATGAAGTAGGGCATCGTTGCTCTAACGCCGTGGTAGGCGGCTGCAATCTTGTGGCCCAGCTCGTGGGTTCCGAGTATCGCCATGACGCTTATTGAAAATGCCAGCGCGTTGACGTAGGGGTTTCTTATCCCGGGCAGACCGTATTCGTCGAGGAGGGAGATGTAGCTCAGGGAGAGCCAGTACCCGGCGAGGAACGTGGTGAATATCGTCGCGATTAGGAAAACCCAGGGGAGCCAGCGGTTGTCCTCCCTGACCTCCCCGGCGGGAAAGACGTAGAGGAGAACCCTCCCCCCGCGCCTCTTGAGGGCCGCCCAGTAGCCGAGCTCCTCGAGCTCCCTCAGGACCCTTTCAAAGTCCCCCTCCAGGACATCCCTGACCTCGAAGACGAAGACGTTGCCCTCGACCCCGCGGGGTTCGATGACGTAGAACTCACTCAGCTTTGCCTCCACGGCAGGCGGAAGTGCCGCGGGATGAACGGTGTGGAGAGGAATACGCTGGGAGACGGATGGTTCGTTCGGGGCGTTTTCGGCCCCGGCCTCAAAGCCCACCAGAACCATGTCACCGCCGCACTCGGGGCAACCATTCTCCAGAACCGGCTCGCTGGAATCGATGACTTCCCTGTGACCGCACCTGACGCACTCGTAAATTCCCCTCGACATTTTTCCTCCCAGAATAAAGAGTCGGGAGGGGTTAAAAACCCTACTCCCGGGGTTCGGGAACCTCCACCTCCCCGGAGTCAGCATCAACCTTAACGCGCTCCCCGCTCCTCAGCCTCGAAACGTCTATCCCGTCCACCATGGGGATGCCGGCTATTATTGCACCCGTCGCGACTATGGTCTCCGCTTCGCCAACGATTATGGCCTTCGGCGCCTTCCCGTTTTTCTTGAGGGCATAGATTACATAGGAGCCAACCGTCGAGCCCTTCCCGCGGGGAAACGCGAGTATCTTTCCGGCTATGCTCTGCCCCCTTATGTCGCTCTCTGCATCCGTAACTATTCCCGTTTCGGGGTCAACGCCGCCGAGGAACGAAAGGGCTTTCCTGGAAACTATCAGCTCTCCTTCTGCCTTTCCCCCGACTATCTTCCTTCCCCGGAGCTTCATGGTATCACCTCACGGCGCCTCCCGTATCAGGTTCTCCGCATCGTCGAGCCTCACGCTGAACCCGAATGAGCGGAAGTAAAACGCGGATTTTCCGCTGTTGGTTGCTATACCCGAATACCACCCCTTTATCGGGGAGACAACGAAGCAGGCGTCCGCTATTATTCTCCCGTTGTAGCGCTCTATTATCTCCGTGTAGCCGAGGGCATCGGCCAAAGCCTTGACCGCGCCGCTTGCCGTGATGAACAGGGGTATCCTGAGGGGCCTCCCGCGCATCCTGAGGAGCTCCGCGATCTCCTTTACCTCCTGCAGTGAGGCATGGGGACAGCCGATGAGGATCATGTCTATCTCGCTCCAGTCGTCCCTGAACTCCTCCCGTACGGCCCTAATATCGGAGTCCTCAACGGTTATCGTCTCAAGTTCCTCCGCTATTGCGGTGCGGTACTCGGGGGTCTCGCCCTCCACGTGGTAGAGCGCTATTGATCCGCTCGCTGCCATCGCCGCTCCCATCTCCTTGAGGAACTCGGTTCTCGCGGGTTTTGGCCCCCTGAGGTAGGGCACATCGTTGCCGAGCGTCCTGCCCAGGTGGTAGCCGAGGGCCGCGTAGTCAACGAAGGTTTCCATCTTCGCGTCAACGTTGACCATCACCGTCGCTTTCCTGTTCTCGTCCAGGTGGAGGCCGTAGTTGGGGGTCTTGCCGACTATCGCGGCGGCCAGGCTTGAGGGGCCGCCTTCTCTGTTCGTCCTTGCACCCAGGATGGAGTTGGCGAAGCTTACCGCAGAACTTTCGCTCCATGCTATATGGTCGCCGAACTTCGGAAGGTTCGCGCCGTAGTAGGGGGTGCAGGTTGAGGTGATCTCGATTCCCATCCTTCTGTAAAGCTCAAGAACTTCCCTCTGCTTCTCCATGAATTCATCGTCGCCTATGCCCGCTGGGTTGAGGGTCGTGTAGACGCTGACCTTTGCTCCAGCATTGACGAAGTCCCTCAGAAACTCCATCCCCGCATCGCCGATGTTCTTGTAGGAAACGCCAGCAATCTGAGCGCTCTTTATCGGGATGAGCCTATCAGCACCGTAAATTTCCCCAAGGGCGACGAGTATCTCCAT belongs to Thermococcus camini and includes:
- a CDS encoding dihydrodipicolinate synthase family protein, which gives rise to MRGVIVPLVTPFNEDYSIDVPALEEHIEFLQTVGVHGIFINATTGEFTSLSVEERKFLAEKGRELVNASFYLVGTASSNTSEVVELTKHAQDIGADYAVIAPPYYCPLNDEALFRHYSMVAERTDIPIILYNIPSCANALSVSLIKRLTLEYSNIAGVKETIDSINHIRDVILDVKGERNDFRVFTGLDQHFLNTLALGGDGGIMACANFAPEVHLALWKAFQEKRFEDAFEYARRLAKLSRVYDLASSFGSAIKLAMSLRGFSIRPVLRPPYLMDGENVKEGIRKLLAEVLG
- a CDS encoding DUF5646 family protein, whose amino-acid sequence is MERVSEANIKYVMEELERLKVEIQRLEAMLVPMVKNEISAEEIEEIEREAREFYEEEWIDADDLEGLLEDDS
- a CDS encoding type II toxin-antitoxin system RelE family toxin, whose translation is MTFDVKIKKEVIKALKSLPKANRRKFMELKDALHYEAVPKDRFDIVKIKGSRDLDIYRVRIGEYRIIYSVNWEKRLVLIHRLKKRGDAYK
- the prf1 gene encoding peptide chain release factor aRF-1 — protein: MSHKSAEMYELKKKVEELKGYRGRATELVSLYVPAGYDLNKVMQQLREEYGTAQNIKSKSTRKNVLGALERAMQHLKLYRKTPETGLALFVGNVSEQEGVSDIRLWAIVPPEPLKVRLYRCDQTFITEPLEEMLRVKDAYGLITVEKNEATIGVLRGKRIDVIDELTSNVPGKTRAGGQSARRYERIREQETHEFMKRIAEHANKAFLPLLEKGELRGIIIGGPGPTKEDFIDGEYLHHELRKKIIGVVDISYSGAYGLKELVEKASDILKDHEAIKERHLIQNFFRHLVKDTGMITYGENEVRKALELGAVDTLLLSEGYDRVRVKVKCNSCGWEDLKTMSESEFHVYRKKLTHCPKCGSQNLSFEKWDVAEELIKMAEESGSEVEIISLDTEEGQQFYKAFGGIAAFLRYKIQ
- a CDS encoding pro-sigmaK processing inhibitor BofA family protein, producing MIAELLFLFFLLLAVVLIVKVGFAIVRYLVANAVIGLIILWFTNWIGLSSVPFTLLNVLIVAIGGVLGVIALIIISWF
- a CDS encoding HEAT repeat domain-containing protein; translated protein: MAFLSFGSKRDKIKKLIEAERFDEIVSMVVKDKKALNGLIELLNDTAPGIRGDALLILGMVVGQRADVIEPHVDKIFPKAIELTGNRNPYVKENAMVLSYELARRFPDRARALKGTVINDLIDALKEGDRNTKGFALILIGELGAKEAREHVEELVSVEDKVILPFEGRKWVPLGEIAKEVLEKLP
- a CDS encoding glycosyltransferase, whose protein sequence is MRPPKVYVIIPAYNEQDFLENAVDSVIRVLARSEISDYTILIAEDGSTDGSDVICMKLSRKYSRVLCIHSKRRLGKGGAIKRSIRNLPNTGIMIHLDVDLSVPPEYIPLAVKHITETGCDSVICSRLRPGSTVNRSLYRQILSIGYNLLVNVLFRTGITDHQCGFKAFNLETTRDSLLEAQDSGWFWDTEILVRLKRKGLKVCELPVVWNESERDSRLNLKRDIIEMFISLLRFRFGAPRFSKRKS
- a CDS encoding class I SAM-dependent methyltransferase, which codes for MSDEIEMIHLDFERTYWWFKSRRDLIKSLLLKFHFHGPLLDVGSGSGENLEAIKGIVPHSVGVELSDTMIEYASKLGRNIIRGNVEALPFDDSTFMSVAALDILEHVDDRRAIKEIWRVLKPGGKLLITVPAFMWLWGIHDDVHGHKRRYSARQVLKLTQGTGFNIVFWSYWNFILFIPSAIQKKLGKSHSLVRLPKPLNDALYAISKLDNYLILRGLKLPIGTSIVVIAQKPCQSGEDCHETSKGIRDNSSV
- a CDS encoding DUF2079 domain-containing protein, which codes for MWRRDAFYKAITARLWIILLVVYAFELWLRLMIRHWLFLTGAFDLGLFSQSLWTTAHSEGLLFNTPEFIELGVKSHMEVHFQPILFILVPLYYLYSRPELLLTLVPIAMFVAGVIFYLFSRDALEGIEHSVYVILFFILCPFAWITDDFHPSVLAVPVIFAIVYFAHRILVMGDSSPSNKLGVILLSILLLSTKEDAGIALVSIGVLFILVRERRSLWSILRNMASIKGLREFCMAHQLEVTFILVGITSVIVETFVLVPMFNPTGHYPFLSGDVGKIYLDLDSFYLRAIYIVVWLGYFGIPLLKNPRFLIPPLIPLAEIIVMGSWSPVVAIGTHYSYILLPMSLVSSIYALRALRSSENSPLLKTMRFSLGMAMMIFLLVAPPINFSEYIGVWGTSSYTLSSVWDVWDGYMEILDESLPVFYEADRRCALVVQGNIFPRLANRNTTYVVRTVFGNSYLQNNSIVIVDSLYGRLFNSSMKVINGRLQNGSYSNVQVIDLRQVVYRCSGQDPAMTPIRPEDSVVKCVTETFKHYIHRCESQLTEVSGNG